GACAAGTATTCATTGAGAGTAATACCAAAAGGCGGGTGGCCAGCTAAAGGCATGCCGAGCTTTTGCGCCTCATCAGCTATAGCGAAGAAAACCTCACGGGATAAACCGTCATAAACTTTAACTTGCTGGTACCCCTGTTGATATTGCTGGCGAACCAGCTGGCGAGCCTCTTCTTTACTACCAATAAACTTGTGGTGTCGGCCACTGGCATAGTGGGAATGTTGATTAACAGGTGCACCGGATAACACCATATGAGGCCCGACTATATCGCCAGTATCGACCCATTTTTTAAGAATACGCTGAGGGGAATTGCCAGCCATAACTCTTGTGCGAGTGACGCCGTGCGCAAGCATAGCTAGTAGATCGGACCGACCCCATACATGGCTGTGCATATCGATTAAGCCTGGCATCACATATTTACCCAGGCCATTAATCCTCAGCTCGCCTTCAATCTCAAGTATTACATCGCTAGTTATTTGGGTAATTCTTCCATCTTGAATGACGAGGTTTTGGTTACTTGCGGCTGTATTATGCTGGGTGTCGATGACTGTGATATCGGTAACTACAATGCGAGCATTCTGTTCAGCTAACCCGTAGGAAGAGGGAGGGAAGTACCATGCACATCCCCAAGATCCGAGCGCAGCAACGCTAATGAACACTAAAATAGCTACCGCTGCTTTCCATGAACGAGCAAAATAGGAAGAAAACCTCATAATGACCTCTTTTGAATCAAAGAGGCCAAAATGCCAAAATTATCAGCTTCTAGCGTCCGAAATCCAGATTTTGCACGTCCAAAGTAACCATTATTGAGGTTTTTCTGCTAAATACTGACTAGGAGTCATCCCAAGGTGGCGCTTAAACAGGCTGTTGAAGCTGGATTTAGAGTTAAAGCCCGCTTCAAGTGCAATATCGAGGAGACGAACTTTTTTGTCCGAATCACTCTCTTTTGCTGAATCAAGTTGCGAAACTACATCTGCCAAACGCTGGGCATTAACATAGTCATTAAAGTTACTGCCATAGCCCTGATTAATGGCCCAGGAAATATCTTTCTCTCCAAGCCCTGTATGTTGTGCCAAGTCCCGGAGGGATAGCCTTGGTAGGCGATAGAGCTGTTGACTATGAACCTGTTTGTTAAGCTCCTTGAAAAGCGTATCCGCCTGAGTCGTTTCGTCAGCTTTGCACTTTCCCTTGTCACAACCCTCTATTACGGATAAGCCCAGCGCTTGTTCACCATCTGTTAAACCCGCAAATAGCTGCGGTTCCCTAACCGCGCGAATTACAAGCAAAGCAACAATCAAAAAATAGCTCAGCTGCATAACAAGGTACCATCTGAGCAAAAGAGTAGTGGGTAAGTAAGGTTGCAAGTTATGCCGCACTGCATCCACCAGTGCAACGCCAACCAGAACCCATAGGATACGCTTAACCCAATCAGCTCTCAATTTGTTAGCATCGGAGCGGTTTTGGGGCAAGATATGTTGATATCGAATAAGCGCTTTTATACTTAATGAGAAATAAACAATCTGACTTAAAGTACCGGCTGCTAAAACCCACTGGGGCCAGTGATTAAATAATAAACTGATTGCTGCTGGTACTAAGTGTACCCAGTGTTTACTTTGTTGTTGATAACTGGCGGATATTAATTGTGCAACTACGGCAAAAAATAATGGGCCCATCAATAATGAGAACGAAGGCGTGATTAAATAACCAAGATTAACTACTTTCGTTTCTTCTATAAAATTAAATGTCATCAATAATGCAGTGGCGCCTAACAAGTATCGCATTGCTGTAAAACGGGTTTGCGCCCAAAGTAATGCAATACCTAGAATCGATAGGGTGATAAAGGCTATCTGTAAAA
This DNA window, taken from Microbulbifer sp. MKSA007, encodes the following:
- a CDS encoding AraC family transcriptional regulator codes for the protein MVNYSASNFLQIAFITLSILGIALLWAQTRFTAMRYLLGATALLMTFNFIEETKVVNLGYLITPSFSLLMGPLFFAVVAQLISASYQQQSKHWVHLVPAAISLLFNHWPQWVLAAGTLSQIVYFSLSIKALIRYQHILPQNRSDANKLRADWVKRILWVLVGVALVDAVRHNLQPYLPTTLLLRWYLVMQLSYFLIVALLVIRAVREPQLFAGLTDGEQALGLSVIEGCDKGKCKADETTQADTLFKELNKQVHSQQLYRLPRLSLRDLAQHTGLGEKDISWAINQGYGSNFNDYVNAQRLADVVSQLDSAKESDSDKKVRLLDIALEAGFNSKSSFNSLFKRHLGMTPSQYLAEKPQ